Proteins encoded within one genomic window of Augochlora pura isolate Apur16 chromosome 11, APUR_v2.2.1, whole genome shotgun sequence:
- the LOC144477056 gene encoding ribosome biogenesis protein WDR12 homolog, translating to MASTALNSSAPQIQIKFVTKQEQYAVPDFPLSVHAAIVPNELNTLVNELLKESASIKNDVEFDFLVYSQFLRSSLLDHLTEKSISTEEVINVEYIEKYPPPEPQDCLIHDDWVSAVAVREKWILTGCYDNTLHIWTYKGKHHLVIPGHTSPIKAVAWISLNEDTASFVSASQDQTAIIWDWNIAENSVDCIHVCRGHERGLEAVSVNYDSTLLATGSWDTMVKIWSTATQDENEDGESTSKRSKSEHGKTRIPRRTMKGHKEAISGVVWSDKMEVITSSWDHTIKIWDSELGGIKHELAGNKSFFDIDYSPLNRSVIAASADRHIRLYDPRSTEGTLVKTVFTSHTQWVQSVRWSTTQEHLFISGAYDNDMKLWDIRNPKASLYDLSGHEDKVLCCNWSNPKFMASGGADNTVRIFKITSL from the exons ATGGCTAGTACTGCATTAAACAGTAGTGCACCacaaatccaaataaaatttgtgacTAAACAAGAACA GTACGCTGTCCCAGATTTTCCATTGTCCGTACATGCTGCTATTGTGCCGAACGAGTTGAATACTCTCGTAAATGAACTTTTGAAAG AATCAGCCAGTATAAAAAACGATGTGGAGTTTGATTTTCTGGTATACTCGCAATTTCTGCGTTCTTCCCTGTTAGATCACTTAACAGAGAAAAGTATTTCTACAGAAGAAGTGATAAATGTAGAATACATTGAAAAGTATCCACCACCAGAACCTCAAGATTGTCTTATACACGATGATTGGGTATCAGCTGTTGCAGTTCGAGAAAAATG GATATTAACTGGTTGTTATGACAATACATTACACATCTGGACATACAAAGGGAAACATCACCTTGTAATCCCTGGTCACACATCCCCCATCAAAGCTGTAGCTTGGATATCATTGAATGAAGACACTGCCAGCTTTGTTAG TGCATCACAGGACCAAACAGCTATAATATGGGACTGGAATATTGCTGAGAACTCTGTGGACTGTATACATGTGTGCAGAGGTCACGAACGTGGACTAGAAGCAgttagtgttaattatgacAGCACACTTCTGGCTACAGGATCTTGGGACACTATGGTGAAGATTTGGTCTACAG CTACTCAAGATGAAAACGAGGATGGCGAGTCTACGTCGAAGCGATCAAAATCGGAACACGGTAAAACAAGA ATTCCCAGAAGGACAATGAAAGGTCACAAAGAAGCTATCAGCGGTGTAGTTTGGTCCGATAAAATGGAAGTTATAACGTCCTCGTGGGACCACACGATAAAAATATGGGATTCGGAACTAGGTGGTATCAAACACGAACTTGCTGGCAACAAAAGCTTCTTCGATATAGATTATTCGCCATTAAATCGCTCTGTAATAGCGGCATCTGCCGACAGGCACATTAGATTGTACGACCCGAGATCTACAG AGGGCACGCTTGTGAAGACAGTATTCACTTCTCACACACAATGGGTGCAATCTGTAAGGTGGTCGACCACGCAGGAGCACTTATTCATTTCAGGAGCATACGATAACGACATGAAACTTTGGGACATCAGAAA TCCCAAAGCATCGTTGTATGACTTATCCGGTCACGAAGACAAAGTGTTATGCTGTAACTGGTCAAATCCGAAGTTCATGGCATCTGGAGGTGCAGACAACACCgtcagaatatttaaaataacgtcGCTATAA
- the LOC144477058 gene encoding steroid receptor RNA activator 1 isoform X1, whose product MNENETDKNHSLQKVLLPGHDPGWNDPPKWAYSGMQNTTATPTKRVLNKRVAFPLSSPQASNKEPSVSSPSTMPPLPQSSTNLTTASHPPLIPPSNADTEIDTSAMIINKEQALNEVLESLQTAISEHISKTKAEEVKRRLDVLKAAWMEDKLSDVICKNILDLSKALQEGNVDKADQIHLSLMMQHASLCSPWIPGIRHIILELKNKLQDSDVMQSSN is encoded by the exons ATGAATGAAAACGAGACAG ATAAAAACCACTCTTTGCAAAAGGTTCTACTACCTGGTCATGATCCAGGGTGGAATGATCCTCCAAAATGGGCATACTCTGGCATGCAGAATACCACAGCTACTCCCACTAAACGGGTATTGAATAAGAGGGTAGCATTTCCATTGTCTTCTCCGCAAGCTTCCAATAAAGAGCCTTCAGTATCAAGTCCATCGACTATGCCACCATTGCCACAATCTTCTACTAATTTGACGACAGCGTCACATCCTCCTTTGATACCTCCTTCCAATGCAGATACCGAAATTGATACAAGTGCAATGATTATTAATAAGGAGCAGGCGTTGAATGAAGTCTTAGAGAGTTTACAGACTGCAATCAGTGAGCATATAAGTAAAACTAAAGCGGAAGAAGTGAAGAGAAGATTAGATGTGCTGAAAGCTGCATGGATGGAAGATAAATTAAGTGATGTTATatgtaagaatattttagacTTGTCAAAAG cGCTACAAGAGGGAAATGTTGATAAGGCAGATCAAATACATTTATCACTGATGATGCAGCATGCAAGCCTATGCAGTCCTTGGATACCTGGCATTAGGCATatcattttagaattaaagaataagCTGCAAGATTCAGATGTGATGCAATCCAGTAACTGA
- the LOC144477057 gene encoding uncharacterized protein LOC144477057 — translation MKLNSLFRPSNVYEESWYLFFFMKLLGLYPIKFHRSPFLNRVCGIIILLPYCCLFSNVFHYSKRVINLLMIVTPASKIRQLRFYMNILLLPIVVISINRHSDKTRRVFENLNSVDENMKILNVHINYNKCMRTDIVQITNIMFVTILFNLMDYYGLIDNNRNYMYVLMWIADRTPDFVNTIVVCSFAVLIRKIQFRFRRINEVIDGIDAGKSFISVTGSDANNDFRLILSKMLQLKLWKTVSLLNNAYGFTLKILTALYILYLCLHICILYNCGDSNEYVIDAILSALWGCFDIAKLVYIIHLYRFLLMQLE, via the exons ATGAAGCTCAACTCCCTGTTTCGACCCTCCAACGTTTACGAAGAGTCATGGTACTTATTTTTCTTCATGAAACTGTTAG GCTTGTACCCGATCAAGTTCCATAGATCTCCATTCCTGAACCGCGTATGCGGAATCATAATTCTACTACCCTACTGCTGTCTTTTTAGCAATGTATTCCATTACTCAAAACGAGTTATAAATCTTTTGATGATCGTAACTCCGGCAAGTAAGATTCGACAACTCAGATTCTACATGAACATTCTTTTGTTACCCATCGTCGTGATATCGATCAACCGCCACTCCGATAAGACTAGAAGGGTATTCGAAAATCTGAACAGCGTCGACGAGAACATGAAAATCTTGAACGTTCACATCAACTACAATAAGTGCATGAGAACCGACATTGTTCAGATTACGAACATAATGTTCGTCACGATACTTTTCAACTTGATGGATTACTATGGTCTAATCGACAACAATAGAAACTACATGTACGTTCTAATGTGGATCGCGGATCGTACGCCGGATTTCGTTAACACGATTGTTGTTTGCTCTTTCGCTGTACTGATACGCAAAATCCAATTCCGATTTCGAAGGATCAACGAAGTCATAGATGGTATCGATGCCGGGAAAAGTTTCATCTCTGTCACCGGGTCGGACGCCAACAATG ATTTCAGATTGATACTGTCTAAGATGCTGCAGTTAAAGTTGTGGAAAACGGTGTCGTTATTGAACAACGCGTACGgatttacattgaaaatattaacggcgctatacattttatacttatGCTTGCACATATGTATCCTGTATAATTGCGGTGATAGTAACGAATATGTGATAGATGCAATCCTGAGCGCACTTTGGGGTTGTTTTGATATTGCGAAATTAGTCTACATCATCCATTTGTATCGTTTTTTACTGATGCAGTTGGAATAA
- the LOC144477058 gene encoding steroid receptor RNA activator 1 isoform X2 gives MNENETDKNHSLQKVLLPGHDPGWNDPPKWAYSGMQNTTATPTKRVLNKRVAFPLSSPQASNKEPSVSSPSTMPPLPQSSTNLTTASHPPLIPPSNADTEIDTSAMIINKEQALNEVLESLQTAISEHISKTKAEEVKRRLDVLKAAWMEDKLSDVICKNILDLSKENIVYSATRGKC, from the exons ATGAATGAAAACGAGACAG ATAAAAACCACTCTTTGCAAAAGGTTCTACTACCTGGTCATGATCCAGGGTGGAATGATCCTCCAAAATGGGCATACTCTGGCATGCAGAATACCACAGCTACTCCCACTAAACGGGTATTGAATAAGAGGGTAGCATTTCCATTGTCTTCTCCGCAAGCTTCCAATAAAGAGCCTTCAGTATCAAGTCCATCGACTATGCCACCATTGCCACAATCTTCTACTAATTTGACGACAGCGTCACATCCTCCTTTGATACCTCCTTCCAATGCAGATACCGAAATTGATACAAGTGCAATGATTATTAATAAGGAGCAGGCGTTGAATGAAGTCTTAGAGAGTTTACAGACTGCAATCAGTGAGCATATAAGTAAAACTAAAGCGGAAGAAGTGAAGAGAAGATTAGATGTGCTGAAAGCTGCATGGATGGAAGATAAATTAAGTGATGTTATatgtaagaatattttagacTTGTCAAAAG aaaatattgtttacagcGCTACAAGAGGGAAATGTTGA